GCTTAGGTATTTTTaatctacaataattattaggtaGAAATTTTTAAGTGCCtaaagtaataaaatgaaaaaaaaaatactacaaaaatAATTCCATAATTGCAAATACCCTCTGGTTCCCCAAATAGGTCACCAAATTGTGAATTTTGTTTGCAGCCAATCAAAAAATTTCTTCCGATCAACTccctatttttttctttatttagtaGTCTCCctagttttttttactgtaatttttatcattatgtATATATCTACTTAATTAGTGTAACTGGATTTGTCTGTACTAATTACTAAATAAGAAAATCAAAGATTTATAAATGAACTGTTATAATTACAGGTTACCATTGAAACACATTAGAAATGAATGCATTTCCCAATTGTCAGAAAGCACCACATTTTGTTATGACTTCAAGAAGTGGAAAAGATGCATTTCTATCTCCAgtgtttgttataaaaaaagaaaatctgttGAAGAAagggtttgttttattttattttatactagcacaTAAGTCAGAGTGAAGCTTGTTGGGTAGGGTACATGTTGAagatccatttttatttatatagaatagCAGATGCCTGCAACTTTATGCACATTACAGAAATCTTATGAGAgccatgaatttttttttgaaaaaagtagTCTACATCAGTCACAACGGAAGGTTATTTGAGGACTACCATCCAGTGAAAATCTCATTCAATTTCAAGCCATACCAAAGATTAGCtcagcttgtttgtgttttggtatactataaacacttgagaaaacacatttatcttaaaatcacagacagaggttaaattttatatatgtattatgtattgattatgtttataaaaaaatttcaataagtatacataatacttattgaaaattttttataaaattgtataggATAAAACAGTATAAagctaaaaaattcaaaatattctcTTTACAGGCCATAGAGAATCAAGGCAGAAGAGTGATAAGATATTCACCCAAGGCAGGCTCTGAGGTTGTAGGGATATGGCGGAATATGACAGTGCAGGAAATAGCTGATGTTCTGAACAAAGATGTGGGTAAGTTTGATCATTTTAGTCAATCAAATTTTTTCAACTATgttttcaagttaaaaaaaaactaaccgttgagctattgatgctTTTCCTACAATTGATATGATTAAAGATGGTGGATATGACTGATTGAGTGtgaaaattaaaagtttcataAATACGCTGCATCTTAAAGCCATTATCCCACAGTAATAACAACAAATTTACTAATATTTCCAACTTTGTTACCAAGTTctattaatagtaatttatttcagATCACGTGTTCAATGCATTAGAGTTTGCAGACAAAAACTCTGATgtgaattataaaaaagatacaATCATACATAATCCACAGATAATAAGAGATATTGTTAAAATATCAGGCTGCAGATTTAAAATTGTTGCGAGACCGGATGTTGAAGAAAAGCAAGAGGAGGTATGTGtttgatcccacttctgatttttATCTTCTGCTAGtagaaatacattattaattgtGTGTGAACTCATGAACtactacattttaaaaaatctatattaaaatttattcatttcaattatgcttagtttacaaacacttttgaaacattaagTTTGACTATTAAAAGATTCTACCatcagttcggaaggcaggttcagcTGACGAAGAGCCGAAATCCATTAATCTGAAGCAAACTCATGTACCCTGAATCTCATGTTTAAATTTATGCAGGAGATATtaaagtgcacaagtgtatgagTAAGTACAGGTGCACTCTATTACTTCACTTATAGTCTGATGGGATGGCAGACTGACACAACTGGTGAGAGATCAGGTGCAGGAGTGATGCTTGTCCGAGGCAcaggggtgtactaacaccaccaacttttagGCTGcttttaagatttttcttgtaagaaaaatcccaataacatATTTTGGTGGCCGAGAATTAAAACCATTGTTTGTAGCCGAACCACAGGACCAATGAAGCAGTTTATAAATGAGGCATTTGAATTTGATGTAGAACAAAGACGCGGTGCCGTCTCCCCCCGCGCCGCCCGAGTCGCTGCGTCCGCGGCCGCCGGTCGTGTGCGTGATGGGCCACGTGGACCACGGGAAGACCACCCTGCTGGACGCGCTCAGGGACACCGCAGTCGTCGACACTGAGTTTGGTGGCATCACTCAACACATTGGCGCTTTTGAAGGtaggtacaacaaaaaaaaaactagttatGTTAATGGCTCATGCCTTTCACTCTACATGTAACCTGGGTCCAAAATTAGCCTTGAAAACTTGTGTTCTTTAGTGAAACTACCAACCGGAGAGAAGGTGACGTTCCTAGACACGCCTGGACACGCGGCGTTCACTGCCATGCGCTCGCGGGGAGCGCGCGCCACCGACATCGTGGTGCTGGTGGTGGCGGCCGACGACGGCGTCATGGAGCAGACCGTCGAGTCCATCCGCATGGCCAGGGAGGCGGACGGTGAGTTGTGTCACACAGGAGACGATACAGACATCGTGGTGCTGGTGGTGGTGGCCGACGACGGCGTCATGGAGCAGACCCTCGTGCTGGTgcatatgtcgttggtcgcctGTTAGACCCACAGAGCACGACACTGGTTGAGGGGGTAATGTTCCCGCAAACTTAGAGAACAAAATCGCGACGAAATAGAGAGATGTTTAATGCGCCGGGATGAAAAAAGTGGTCTGTAGTTAAACCTAACTTGCGGCGATCGTTTGATCGCGTCAAATAGGCCTAGCGTGTCTACTAGACACGATCAAACGATCCCTAAATGTTTAATTAGTAAAACCCCATATTTGAGGGTTGTGTTATGACCACCTCCAACTCTGAGCTTAGTCCTTGAGATCTTATACCAACTTATCTCTGGCTATTCGTAGAGCATCGTAGACAGTAGAATCAAGTGTAGTGCGGATCTGGtcagaccaacgcatcgggctgcgcCCTCGCGACCTTTTTCTTTCCACCTTGCCGGTAAcaactaatttttaaattctttaattggttataattaaattacattgacattgaaacagttaaaatattattaattttcatttccaGTTCCTATATTGGTGGCGATCAACAAAATCGACAAGCCAGGTGTGAACATTGTAGGTATGcctccattttatttatttatatttaaatagcatttatgtatatatttaaggTATAAATTAAACCTATTGAATttctattttacataaatattttttgcttaaaaattgttattatatgCATTAGGCTGGTGATATATGTTTACAGGAAAAGACAATGCGTTCGTTAGCCAAACACGGTATAGTGTGCGAGGCTTTGGGGGGTGACATACAGGCTATAGCTGTGTCGGCGCTCAAGAAGTTGCACTTGGAGACGTTGGTGGAAGCCCTCACCCTGCAGGCACAACTCATGGACCTGAAGGCGGACCCGGGGGGTTACGTCGAGGGTGTGGTTATAGAAGCCTTGGTTGATCCTAAAACTGGGTAGGTCGAGTAagattttatagatttaaatcCAATTTTTGAGTTACTACTTTTAGCTTATAGTTTCATATAAACACCTCCAGTTTTCCTTTCAATGAATGTGATTATTCCTAAAATGTGGAAGAAATAACATTGATGTATTGATGTATGTAGTAACAACGGAACATTGTTTATGTATACTTGTATAGTTGCCTatcattatttaaaagtttgttcGTCTTTGAGTAACATGTATAAGCGTTTGAAGTAGGCAGTAGACAGGCAGCTTCttggtgtgtaaaactgaagttaagtttatacacacaaatgTTCTAAGTCTGTTGTTTCCCAGAATGGATTGAGTATTACTGGTTTGTACCTTCAAAGAACAAACATCTACATCCCCTTCACCTTACAGCCAAAGAAATTTCTGTGCACTAATAAATTAGGGAGTTGTCAGTCGCTTATTCAGTAATTTCAGCTGCATTCGGTTTCATACAAAAGTCCAGTTCCTGCCACACGGCGTCGCAAAATGAGTTGTCTTCCGACTTACACGCGAATTTCTGAAACCGAAATTACACGACTTACTTCTCACAAAATTACGCTCGTTTGGCCTCACCCTTAGTTAATCGGAGAGAAACATCTCTTGATACAtagtttttttcattattttttttattttttctcgcTAGGAAAATCATTCACATCCTCTGGAGGAAATGTGGAACTCGTAACCCATGTTTTGAATTTGATATAGTTGTCACAAGGTCACGTACATCATTTGGACAAAGTTCTTCATTTTTGGCAGGAAGCAAGCCACAGTGTTGGTACAGCGTGGCACTTTACGGAAGGGCTGCATCATTGTCGCGGGCACCGGTTGGGCCAAGGTCAGTtcgttgtcatcatcattatcagcatattttagtGGTTAGGCCTTCCTTTTTATGGCATTGTCGATTTGCCAAAAATTTCCAAGTTaaacactgctccaatgcaacTTAATCGGCGGAGCGTAATAATGTTAACACTTCAGACTTTCACTTTCAATagactaattcactaacatGACGtattgctagttgacatatataaaattgagattctatgtaacaaatgtcatctggtgtcTACTGACAATCCTTCGTGGACATCATACAGTAGGCAGATGATAtatctcagttgatttgatgtttataataGGTTATTAATAAAGAGCAAATCAGTGAATAGACCTGTAGATATATTTGTCACACCAATAGCTTAAATTTTCTCTAAAGCACAGAGAAGACCACACCACCAACATCCCAACTTTAACTTGCTACTGAGGATGTCTTAAAAGTTagaactcaatatttcatagttcAAAAGATCCCCTAGGACACTTAATTGATGCCACATAAgctagagtccttttcatgaaagaagtaccgcagctaaaacctgaactgaAAGTGCTATTAAGACATAAGCGCTGCGTGTGAACTTCttgggacttctttcatgaaaagatACATAGGCTTCATCCGATATTTCAGGTGAGAGTGCTGAACACGGCAGAGGGCGCGTCGGTGCAGGAGGCGCCGCCATCCACGCCCGTGTCGGTGCTCGGCTGGCGGGAGATGCCCTCCGCTGGCGACCACGTGCTGGAGGTAGACTCTGAGGTGAGAGACTTGTCAGACAAATCATATATACCTTGCTTTAGATGCCAAAGATGTATAATTGcttatctttctttttattctctAATCTAAATCTTTTTCTCTGACATATATTTAGTTATAAGACTTTTACGCTATTTTCTAAAGATATAGGTAAGAAATAAATGGATAGCTTGTGTCATGTCTGTCGTTATTAGTTCAAAAACTGTTGTACCTGTGAGCGTATCCAAATTCCTAAACAAACACATGCACAGCATAATCATATATTTATCACACGCGTAACGAAAAGTAGAATCTCCTTACCGAATTGGTATTAGAGTCAAACAAAagagtttgtaaactaagccttgttGAAATAAACGAGTTTGTGTGGTCCCCGCTATGTGAACAGAAACGCGCCAACGAAGTGATGCGCTGGCGCCACAACCAGCGCATGAAGGAGAAGCAGGCGGCCGACTGGGAGGTCATCGCCAGCAAGGAGAGCGAGCACCGCGCGCACTACCGCCAGCAGCTGGCGCACAAGCGCGCGCTGGGCCGCTACCGCATCAAGCCCAGCGGCCCGCGCCAGAAGATGATCCAACAGGACACGCACCCCACGCTCAGCGTGCTGGTCAAAGGTCAGTCGTCATCATCAGCACCGCCAGCAGCTGGCGCACAATCGTAATTAGCACTTTACTTGAAAAATGTTGTGTTTTCCATTATTCATATCACTGTTGATTGTCTGTGACCAGGTGACGTGGACGGTTCCGTGGAGGCCATCCTCGACATCTTGGAGACGTACGACGAGCACGAGCGAGTCAAGTTGGAGCTCGTGCACTTCGGCGTCGGACAAGTCACGCCCAGCGATATAGAGGTAAATACATGTGCTTTGACGGCACCCCGGCAAGAAATTTTTACCTTAGCCTTAGAAATTAAAGTTAAAGCCaaaattcacttatttcaattagatttgtgagtttacctcgtcccctccAAAAATTTATggttggctgaaatttgggtgcgatacaagt
The Bicyclus anynana chromosome 21, ilBicAnyn1.1, whole genome shotgun sequence genome window above contains:
- the LOC112044645 gene encoding translation initiation factor IF-2, mitochondrial, translating into MYRSLLFKRLPLKHIRNECISQLSESTTFCYDFKKWKRCISISSVCYKKRKSVEERAIENQGRRVIRYSPKAGSEVVGIWRNMTVQEIADVLNKDVDHVFNALEFADKNSDVNYKKDTIIHNPQIIRDIVKISGCRFKIVARPDVEEKQEENKDAVPSPPAPPESLRPRPPVVCVMGHVDHGKTTLLDALRDTAVVDTEFGGITQHIGAFEVKLPTGEKVTFLDTPGHAAFTAMRSRGARATDIVVLVVAADDGVMEQTVESIRMAREADVPILVAINKIDKPGVNIEKTMRSLAKHGIVCEALGGDIQAIAVSALKKLHLETLVEALTLQAQLMDLKADPGGYVEGVVIEALVDPKTGKQATVLVQRGTLRKGCIIVAGTGWAKVRVLNTAEGASVQEAPPSTPVSVLGWREMPSAGDHVLEVDSEKRANEVMRWRHNQRMKEKQAADWEVIASKESEHRAHYRQQLAHKRALGRYRIKPSGPRQKMIQQDTHPTLSVLVKGDVDGSVEAILDILETYDEHERVKLELVHFGVGQVTPSDIEIAQAFNAVIYAFNVEVPPALAVDARKADIPIKRHNVIYKLVDDIKQELSARIPSRQEEELIGEANVLQQFQVSEGRKKVPVAGCRCVKGSLARNALYKVIRGQEVVYEGKLASMKHLKDEVNTIKCDMECGLRFDDAAFEVRPGDTVVCYKMVDVTDATAWDPGF